A part of Helicobacter fennelliae genomic DNA contains:
- a CDS encoding OmpA family protein — protein sequence MKKIAALGAFLALFLLTGCPEKQVNVEQEGEGANAQVEVNQPTSTTDDEPAQVQSTQQQPQEDSLVESIYFDFDKFNIRADMQSSIDKAAEEISQAGNAKVVIEGNTDEFGTDEYNYALGTKRAIATRDALVVKGINKGNVRVVSFGESKPICTAKTKECYQKNRRSDIKIVK from the coding sequence ATGAAAAAAATAGCCGCGTTAGGTGCTTTTTTGGCACTTTTTTTACTTACTGGATGCCCAGAGAAGCAAGTCAATGTAGAGCAAGAAGGTGAAGGAGCAAACGCTCAAGTAGAAGTCAATCAACCAACAAGCACAACAGACGATGAGCCAGCACAAGTCCAATCTACACAGCAACAACCACAAGAAGATAGCCTTGTAGAGAGCATATATTTTGATTTTGACAAATTTAACATACGCGCTGATATGCAATCCTCAATCGATAAAGCTGCAGAAGAGATTAGCCAAGCAGGTAATGCGAAAGTCGTGATCGAAGGAAATACCGATGAATTTGGAACTGACGAATACAACTACGCACTCGGAACAAAACGTGCAATAGCCACAAGAGATGCTTTAGTCGTTAAGGGTATCAACAAAGGCAATGTAAGAGTTGTAAGCTTTGGCGAAAGCAAACCTATCTGCACAGCAAAAACAAAAGAATGCTACCAAAAAAACAGACGATCTGACATTAAGATAGTCAAATAA
- a CDS encoding MotA/TolQ/ExbB proton channel family protein yields the protein MNIIIAFFTESNLITIFALAWLSVYFILTFWIFLYKYFSISHMIENEQESLNAILNDEQKLPRDVLFFNQNNITPSNGILCIWKNKLLKQATTGLSFLSIIASTSPFIGLFGTVVEILQAFGQLGNNGQVSFDIIAPVISKALIATAAGILTAIPAYTFFIALKRKAYDLGVYIQMQMDYLSPKQ from the coding sequence ATGAATATTATTATCGCATTTTTTACAGAATCTAATCTGATTACGATTTTTGCACTCGCTTGGCTTTCTGTATATTTTATTTTGACTTTTTGGATTTTTTTATACAAATACTTTAGTATCTCACACATGATAGAAAACGAGCAGGAATCTCTGAATGCAATACTAAACGATGAGCAAAAACTTCCTCGAGATGTTTTGTTTTTTAATCAAAATAACATCACGCCTTCAAATGGAATCCTCTGCATTTGGAAAAATAAACTACTCAAACAAGCCACAACAGGCTTGTCATTTTTGAGTATTATCGCTTCGACTTCTCCATTTATAGGTTTGTTTGGAACGGTGGTTGAGATTCTGCAAGCATTTGGACAGCTTGGCAATAATGGGCAAGTCTCTTTTGATATTATTGCTCCTGTTATCTCAAAAGCCCTTATCGCGACAGCTGCTGGAATCCTAACAGCAATTCCAGCATATACTTTTTTTATCGCCTTAAAAAGAAAAGCTTATGATTTAGGGGTTTATATTCAAATGCAAATGGATTATCTCTCTCCAAAACAATAA
- a CDS encoding ExbD/TolR family protein — protein MDENLWDDKPELNITPLVDIMLVLLAILMVTAPTILYKEDITLPKGSKSAKKIGDNMLEIRMDKNKTIYIKSQTYTYASFPDSINMIAQQYDKKETSVFIRADKNLSYENVIYVLKSLKEAGFTKISLVTNG, from the coding sequence ATGGACGAAAATCTCTGGGACGATAAGCCCGAACTTAATATCACTCCATTAGTTGATATTATGCTTGTGCTACTAGCAATCCTTATGGTAACAGCGCCAACAATCCTCTACAAAGAAGACATCACTCTTCCAAAAGGAAGCAAAAGTGCGAAAAAAATTGGCGATAATATGCTAGAAATCCGAATGGATAAAAATAAAACAATCTATATCAAATCCCAAACTTATACTTACGCGTCTTTTCCTGATAGTATCAATATGATCGCTCAACAATACGACAAAAAAGAAACATCAGTATTTATCAGAGCCGACAAAAATCTCTCGTATGAAAATGTAATCTATGTCTTAAAAAGCTTAAAAGAAGCAGGTTTTACAAAAATCTCATTGGTGACAAATGGATAG
- the atpA gene encoding F0F1 ATP synthase subunit alpha, whose product MVEKLKPEEISSIIQDKINSFEIKIDVSETGKVISYADGVAKVYGLKNVMSYEMVEFETGDLGLASNLEEGSVGVVILGNGNKIKEGISVKRLNKLMKVPVGEAVIGRVINAIGEPIDAKGSINTSEFGFIEQKAPGIMDRKSVHEPLQTGIKAIDALVPIGRGQRELIIGDRQTGKTTIAIDTIINQKGQNVVCIYVAIGQKESTVAQVVRRLEEHGAMEYTIIINAPASSSAAMQYLAPYTGVTIGEYFRDNGKHALIIYDDLTKHAIAYREMSLILRRPPGREAFPGDVFYIHSRLLERAAKLSDEKGAGSLTALPIIETQAGDVSAYIPTNVISITDGQIFLETDLFNSGVRPAINVGLSVSRVGGAAQIKATKQVAGTLRLDLAQYRELQAFSQFASDLDETSRKQLERGQRMVEVLKQPPYSPLAIERQVVIIFAGAKGFLDDIPANRVMDFEKDLYTFIESKFPQILEDIRAKKSIDKDTESVLSKALEEYKLGF is encoded by the coding sequence GTGGTAGAAAAATTAAAACCAGAAGAAATTAGTTCGATCATTCAAGACAAAATCAATAGTTTTGAAATCAAAATTGATGTATCCGAAACAGGCAAAGTTATAAGTTATGCTGATGGGGTTGCCAAAGTATATGGACTAAAAAATGTAATGTCTTATGAAATGGTTGAGTTTGAAACCGGGGATTTGGGGCTTGCTTCAAACCTTGAAGAAGGAAGTGTCGGGGTTGTAATCCTTGGAAATGGAAACAAAATCAAAGAAGGAATTTCAGTCAAACGACTCAATAAGCTTATGAAAGTTCCTGTTGGTGAAGCTGTAATCGGACGCGTGATTAATGCCATTGGTGAGCCAATCGATGCAAAAGGCAGTATCAATACAAGTGAGTTTGGATTTATAGAGCAAAAAGCACCCGGAATCATGGATAGAAAATCCGTCCATGAGCCTTTACAAACAGGAATCAAAGCTATTGACGCACTTGTGCCAATCGGTAGAGGACAAAGAGAGCTTATCATAGGCGATAGACAAACAGGTAAAACAACCATAGCCATAGATACGATCATTAACCAAAAAGGACAAAATGTTGTATGTATCTATGTCGCTATCGGGCAAAAAGAATCAACAGTCGCACAAGTTGTCCGAAGGCTTGAAGAGCATGGCGCAATGGAATACACTATAATCATCAATGCCCCCGCTTCATCATCAGCAGCAATGCAATATCTAGCACCATATACAGGCGTTACCATAGGTGAATATTTCCGAGACAATGGCAAACATGCGTTGATTATTTATGATGATTTGACAAAGCATGCCATAGCATATCGTGAAATGAGCCTTATTCTTAGACGACCTCCGGGTAGAGAAGCTTTTCCGGGAGATGTGTTTTATATCCATTCAAGATTGCTAGAGAGAGCAGCAAAGCTCTCTGATGAAAAAGGTGCTGGCTCACTCACCGCACTTCCTATCATAGAAACCCAAGCTGGTGATGTTTCGGCATATATTCCAACAAATGTTATCTCCATTACAGATGGACAGATCTTTTTAGAAACTGACCTTTTTAATTCTGGCGTCCGACCAGCGATTAATGTTGGGCTATCAGTATCTCGTGTTGGTGGGGCTGCGCAGATTAAGGCAACCAAACAAGTTGCTGGAACTTTGAGATTGGATTTGGCACAATACAGAGAGCTTCAAGCATTCTCGCAGTTTGCATCTGATCTTGATGAAACAAGTCGCAAACAGCTTGAGAGAGGACAACGAATGGTGGAAGTTTTGAAGCAACCTCCATATTCTCCGCTTGCTATTGAGCGACAAGTGGTTATTATTTTTGCGGGCGCGAAAGGCTTTTTAGATGATATTCCAGCAAATCGAGTTATGGATTTTGAAAAAGATCTTTATACTTTTATAGAATCTAAATTTCCACAGATTCTCGAAGACATCAGAGCTAAAAAATCTATCGACAAAGATACAGAAAGCGTTTTGTCTAAGGCATTGGAAGAATATAAGCTAGGCTTTTAA
- the atpC gene encoding ATP synthase F1 subunit epsilon encodes MEKLVASIVTPYGEIFSGEVDSVTLPGVEGEFGVLYGHVNLLSLLKAGVIELDHNGQKELVAIDWGYAEIASSKVDIIINGAVSISGKDENSISNAISNAKKLLEEASDDRIAISSVVSKIEQTKNRF; translated from the coding sequence ATGGAAAAATTAGTTGCAAGCATCGTTACTCCGTATGGTGAAATTTTCTCTGGAGAGGTAGATTCTGTCACTCTACCCGGAGTTGAGGGAGAATTTGGCGTGCTGTATGGTCATGTCAATCTCTTATCACTTCTAAAAGCCGGCGTAATCGAACTTGATCACAATGGGCAAAAAGAACTCGTTGCTATTGATTGGGGATACGCAGAGATCGCTTCATCAAAAGTTGATATTATCATAAATGGAGCCGTATCAATTAGTGGTAAAGATGAGAATTCCATATCTAATGCCATATCTAATGCCAAAAAATTACTTGAAGAAGCTTCTGATGATAGAATCGCTATATCATCTGTCGTATCTAAAATAGAGCAAACAAAAAATAGATTCTAG
- the tolB gene encoding Tol-Pal system protein TolB, with product MKKLFLYIFIIGSVFAADATLDIVKTIQKTPRIEVGYVNSGDYITAKRIYKILMGDLNVSGHFEPIDGSIYNKNSVDFAPYQDKKIELVAIIQVTKDGGKIKASLLLYDINSSKLQINKTYQITDIALYPFAAHKMAIDINQYINAPAIDWMNRYLVYSKYTTSGAADIVLSDYTLSYNQTIVTGGLNIFPKWADSAQKEIYYTKYLKRPTIIKYNIYSGATEAIVESDGMAAVSDVSQDGSKALITLAPKQQADIYLYQVKSKQLTQLTKYSGIDVSGYFIKNETEMVFVSDRSGYANIYSKKLDIDAPVEQVVYHGKNNNSVSSFGDYVVYSSRETDNEFGANTFNIYLISTKSDYIRRLTAVGNNQMPRFSKDGSSVMFLKHTPDQTAIGVIRLDYNKSYLFPLNKSNIQSFDW from the coding sequence ATGAAAAAGTTATTTTTGTATATTTTCATCATCGGAAGTGTGTTTGCCGCAGATGCGACTCTTGATATTGTCAAAACCATTCAAAAAACGCCTCGCATTGAGGTTGGCTATGTAAATTCAGGAGATTATATAACCGCAAAGAGAATCTACAAAATTCTTATGGGTGATCTGAATGTCTCTGGTCATTTTGAGCCAATCGATGGTAGCATTTATAATAAAAATTCTGTTGATTTTGCACCCTATCAAGACAAAAAAATTGAGCTTGTCGCAATCATCCAAGTTACCAAAGACGGCGGTAAAATTAAAGCCTCGCTTTTGCTCTATGACATCAACTCATCAAAACTGCAAATCAACAAAACATATCAAATCACTGATATTGCACTCTATCCATTTGCTGCACACAAAATGGCTATTGATATTAATCAATACATCAATGCTCCAGCGATTGATTGGATGAATCGTTATCTTGTTTATTCAAAATACACAACCTCTGGTGCTGCTGATATAGTTTTAAGCGATTATACGCTCTCTTATAATCAAACTATCGTTACTGGTGGGTTAAATATTTTCCCCAAATGGGCAGATTCTGCGCAAAAAGAAATCTACTATACAAAATATCTCAAGCGTCCAACAATTATCAAATACAACATATATAGTGGCGCGACAGAAGCTATTGTTGAGAGTGATGGAATGGCAGCTGTCTCAGATGTGAGCCAAGATGGAAGCAAAGCTCTTATCACGCTTGCCCCAAAACAGCAAGCAGATATATATCTCTACCAAGTAAAAAGTAAGCAATTAACCCAACTTACGAAATATTCAGGCATAGATGTATCGGGGTATTTTATCAAAAACGAAACAGAAATGGTGTTTGTCTCAGACAGATCGGGCTATGCTAATATCTACTCCAAAAAGCTTGATATTGATGCGCCAGTTGAGCAAGTTGTCTATCATGGAAAAAATAACAATTCTGTCTCATCATTTGGAGATTATGTTGTGTATTCAAGCAGAGAGACAGATAATGAGTTTGGCGCAAATACTTTTAATATCTATCTTATTTCCACAAAAAGCGATTACATTAGGCGACTTACAGCTGTGGGCAATAATCAAATGCCAAGATTCTCAAAAGATGGCAGCAGTGTTATGTTTTTGAAGCACACTCCCGATCAGACAGCAATTGGTGTCATCAGACTTGATTATAATAAAAGCTATCTTTTTCCGCTTAATAAATCAAATATTCAATCATTTGACTGGTGA
- the lolA gene encoding LolA-like outer membrane lipoprotein chaperone, giving the protein MYKILVFILSINLLYGFGENIKSIEADFTQQTKSQDSTLTYKGHFYAKSNSKAKWIYTAPTHKEIYINDTLTIVYEPLLEQATIGKSRNNIDFLHILQQAKQIDKQTYNTTFENTTYTLTTKDNLPYTLEFHDEFDNQITITFSHIQINQTMQDEIFTFVPPPHIDIIQ; this is encoded by the coding sequence ATGTATAAGATTTTAGTATTTATATTATCCATAAATCTTCTGTATGGATTTGGTGAAAACATCAAATCCATAGAAGCAGACTTCACCCAGCAAACCAAAAGTCAAGATAGCACTTTGACATACAAGGGGCATTTTTATGCCAAATCCAACTCCAAAGCCAAATGGATATACACTGCCCCAACACACAAAGAAATCTACATCAATGATACGCTAACAATCGTGTATGAGCCACTTTTGGAGCAAGCGACAATCGGCAAATCTCGCAACAATATAGACTTTTTGCATATCCTTCAGCAAGCCAAGCAAATCGATAAGCAAACATACAACACCACTTTTGAAAATACAACCTACACGCTCACAACAAAGGACAATCTCCCCTACACACTCGAATTTCACGATGAATTTGACAATCAAATCACCATTACTTTTTCTCATATCCAAATCAACCAAACAATGCAAGATGAGATTTTTACCTTTGTCCCGCCACCGCACATTGACATTATTCAGTAG
- a CDS encoding TonB C-terminal domain-containing protein produces MDRNQQALIISGIVAFLIYFLLLFVLLSNKALLSKTKYIPKTNTSLDHSIAIDIGSFPDEDESSKNGGTPLEGLGIKDIFSSIPDDTQSQQPQNSDNRSIKAKNTKNKINQAQIKALQEELQHINSNLKNIQKHTIDISPTSSVSELTKGEYDEWFAKIYDIIYKNWNIVFYQNAQVKVLLHISSNGFFDYQIIEASKYEDFNQNILALLESLKKQPFPPSPNQKAINIEVNLINEGIK; encoded by the coding sequence ATGGATAGGAACCAGCAAGCACTCATTATTAGTGGAATTGTCGCATTTTTGATTTATTTTCTTTTGCTTTTTGTTTTGCTTTCAAACAAAGCCCTTTTGTCCAAAACAAAATATATCCCAAAAACAAATACTTCACTAGACCATAGCATAGCAATTGATATTGGTAGCTTTCCAGATGAAGATGAGAGTTCAAAAAATGGAGGCACACCATTAGAAGGACTTGGAATCAAGGATATTTTTTCATCTATTCCTGATGATACGCAGTCTCAACAGCCACAAAACAGCGACAATAGAAGCATAAAAGCCAAAAACACCAAAAACAAAATCAATCAAGCCCAAATCAAAGCCCTGCAAGAAGAATTGCAACACATCAATTCTAATCTCAAAAATATCCAAAAACACACTATTGACATTTCTCCCACATCGTCTGTTTCGGAGCTTACAAAAGGCGAGTATGATGAATGGTTTGCAAAAATTTATGATATAATCTACAAAAATTGGAATATTGTTTTTTACCAAAATGCTCAAGTAAAGGTGCTACTACACATCAGCTCAAATGGTTTTTTTGACTATCAAATCATAGAAGCATCAAAATACGAAGATTTTAATCAAAATATTTTAGCACTTTTGGAATCCCTCAAAAAACAACCATTTCCACCATCTCCAAACCAAAAAGCAATAAACATAGAAGTAAATCTCATTAATGAAGGAATAAAATGA
- the atpG gene encoding ATP synthase F1 subunit gamma, giving the protein MGNNLKEIRTKIGSVKNTQKTTRAMKLVSTSKLKKAEEVAKKSRAYANKLNDIFEDILSKIQIRGLENINSKFFAESKTRQIKKVDIVFITADKGLCGGFNAITIKEVLRLMADCKKNGINVRLRGIGKKGVSYFTFNQIDLVDKIIGLSSSPSYDKSSDFINSVISDFLAGVTDEVILVHNGFKSKISQELKVKSILPLGLDLDNIQQNTQKSSQEIVSIEPDEDEDMVLEQLAQRYIEYNMYYALIDSLAAEHSARMQAMDAATKNAGELVRNLTISYNKARQEAITTELVEINAGVESMK; this is encoded by the coding sequence ATGGGAAACAACCTCAAAGAGATTAGAACAAAGATTGGAAGTGTTAAAAATACCCAAAAAACAACACGTGCAATGAAATTAGTCTCTACATCAAAGTTAAAAAAAGCAGAAGAAGTAGCTAAGAAATCTCGTGCTTATGCAAATAAACTCAATGACATCTTTGAGGATATTTTGTCAAAAATTCAAATACGCGGATTAGAAAACATCAATAGCAAATTTTTTGCAGAATCTAAAACAAGGCAGATAAAAAAAGTTGATATTGTTTTTATCACAGCCGATAAGGGCTTATGTGGTGGGTTTAATGCCATAACAATCAAGGAAGTTTTAAGGCTTATGGCTGATTGCAAAAAAAATGGGATAAATGTGAGGCTTAGAGGCATTGGCAAAAAGGGTGTTTCTTATTTTACATTTAATCAAATTGATTTGGTTGATAAGATTATCGGTTTGAGCTCATCTCCGAGCTACGATAAATCAAGCGATTTTATCAATAGTGTCATATCTGATTTTTTGGCAGGGGTAACTGATGAAGTTATCCTCGTTCATAATGGTTTCAAAAGCAAAATATCACAAGAGCTTAAGGTGAAGAGTATCTTGCCTCTAGGATTAGATCTTGATAATATCCAGCAAAACACACAAAAATCAAGTCAAGAGATTGTCAGCATTGAGCCAGACGAAGATGAGGATATGGTTTTGGAGCAATTAGCCCAAAGATACATAGAATATAATATGTATTATGCACTGATAGATTCTTTGGCAGCCGAACATAGCGCAAGAATGCAAGCAATGGACGCGGCGACAAAAAATGCTGGCGAATTAGTAAGGAATTTGACTATATCATACAACAAAGCACGACAAGAAGCAATCACAACTGAGCTTGTGGAAATCAATGCCGGCGTCGAATCAATGAAATAA
- the atpD gene encoding F0F1 ATP synthase subunit beta, translated as MEGKIIQIMGPVVDVDFDSYLPSINEALDVEYIFDGIKKNLVLEVAAHLGDNRVRTIAMDMTEGLTREQKVIARGKMIEVPVGEAVLGRIFNVVGEVVDGGEPIKTDLKWPIHRESPKFENQSTKTEMFETGIKVVDLLAPYSKGGKVGLFGGAGVGKTVVIMELIHNVAYKHSGYSVFAGVGERTREGNDLYHEMKEGGVLDKVALCYGQMNEPPGARNRIAFTGLTMAEYFRDEKGLDVLMFIDNIFRYAQSGAEMSALLGRIPSAVGYQPTLASEMGKLQERITSTKKGSITSVQAVYVPADDLTDPAPASVFSHLDATTVLNRKIAEKGIYPAVDPLDSTSRILDPHIIGSEHYNIANGIQQILQKYKDLQDIIAILGMDELSEEDKKTVERARKIEKFLSQPFFVAEVFTGSPGKYVTLKETLEGFKGILEGKYDHIPENAFYMVGNIQEAIQKAESMK; from the coding sequence ATGGAAGGAAAAATCATTCAAATAATGGGTCCAGTAGTAGATGTAGATTTTGACTCTTATCTACCATCGATTAACGAAGCACTTGATGTCGAATACATTTTTGATGGAATCAAGAAAAATTTGGTGCTAGAAGTCGCAGCGCATTTGGGAGACAACCGAGTTAGAACCATTGCTATGGATATGACTGAAGGGCTAACACGAGAGCAAAAAGTCATCGCGCGAGGCAAGATGATTGAAGTTCCTGTTGGGGAAGCGGTTTTGGGAAGGATCTTTAATGTCGTGGGTGAAGTTGTCGATGGTGGCGAACCTATCAAAACAGATCTAAAATGGCCTATACATAGAGAATCTCCAAAGTTTGAAAACCAAAGCACAAAAACTGAAATGTTTGAAACAGGAATCAAAGTTGTGGATTTGCTCGCACCTTATTCTAAGGGCGGTAAAGTCGGATTATTTGGTGGTGCTGGCGTAGGAAAAACAGTCGTTATTATGGAGCTTATACATAATGTCGCCTACAAACATAGCGGATATTCTGTGTTTGCTGGAGTTGGTGAGAGAACCCGCGAAGGCAATGACTTGTATCACGAAATGAAAGAGGGTGGGGTTTTGGATAAAGTTGCCCTTTGCTATGGACAAATGAATGAACCACCAGGTGCTAGAAATAGAATCGCCTTTACTGGTCTAACAATGGCAGAATATTTTAGAGACGAAAAAGGGCTAGATGTTTTGATGTTTATTGACAATATTTTCCGCTATGCTCAATCCGGTGCGGAAATGTCTGCTCTTTTGGGTCGTATTCCTTCAGCTGTTGGGTATCAACCGACATTAGCAAGCGAAATGGGTAAGCTCCAAGAAAGAATCACTTCAACCAAAAAAGGCTCTATCACTTCAGTGCAAGCTGTTTATGTTCCTGCTGACGACTTGACTGACCCAGCTCCAGCATCAGTGTTTTCTCACCTAGATGCGACAACCGTTCTCAATAGAAAAATCGCTGAAAAAGGTATCTATCCTGCTGTGGATCCGCTAGATTCTACATCAAGGATTCTCGATCCACATATTATTGGTAGCGAACATTACAACATCGCTAATGGAATCCAGCAGATTCTGCAAAAATATAAAGATTTGCAAGATATTATTGCTATTTTGGGTATGGACGAATTATCCGAAGAAGACAAAAAAACGGTAGAGAGAGCAAGAAAAATTGAGAAATTTTTATCTCAACCATTCTTTGTCGCAGAAGTCTTCACAGGAAGTCCGGGTAAATATGTAACGCTCAAAGAAACACTAGAAGGCTTTAAAGGAATTTTAGAAGGCAAATACGATCACATTCCAGAAAATGCATTTTATATGGTTGGAAATATTCAAGAAGCGATACAAAAAGCAGAGAGCATGAAATAA
- a CDS encoding FKBP-type peptidyl-prolyl cis-trans isomerase, giving the protein MSQITKNQVVSIIYEVKDADTQEIVDSNTQGKPLEFLVGAGQIISGLEKSILESKKGDKLNVSIPPEEAYGIYQSDYLQEVPRDQFEGITLEAGMTLFGQAENGQTIQVVVKDFNESNVIIDYNHPLAGKTLLFDVEITDVRDATSDEILQGGVGGGCGCGGCGCAGESEESKDACHSHDNNHSCGCHH; this is encoded by the coding sequence ATGAGTCAAATAACAAAAAATCAAGTCGTATCCATAATTTACGAAGTCAAAGACGCTGACACTCAAGAGATTGTCGATAGCAATACACAAGGAAAACCTTTAGAATTCCTTGTCGGAGCTGGGCAAATCATTTCAGGATTAGAAAAATCTATCCTTGAATCCAAAAAAGGAGACAAGCTCAATGTCTCAATCCCGCCAGAAGAAGCATACGGAATCTACCAATCCGACTATCTACAAGAAGTCCCAAGAGATCAGTTTGAGGGCATTACTCTTGAAGCGGGTATGACTCTTTTTGGTCAAGCTGAAAATGGTCAAACCATTCAAGTTGTAGTCAAAGATTTTAACGAATCAAATGTGATTATTGATTACAATCACCCTCTTGCTGGCAAAACACTGCTTTTTGATGTCGAGATAACCGATGTCCGAGATGCGACGTCTGATGAGATTCTGCAAGGTGGCGTTGGCGGGGGCTGTGGCTGCGGAGGCTGTGGCTGTGCGGGAGAATCTGAAGAATCCAAAGATGCTTGCCATTCACACGATAACAATCACTCTTGCGGTTGCCATCATTAA